In Pristiophorus japonicus isolate sPriJap1 chromosome 2, sPriJap1.hap1, whole genome shotgun sequence, one genomic interval encodes:
- the LOC139234518 gene encoding C-X-C motif chemokine 10-like, whose amino-acid sequence MNSRVIVTVLMLLGLCAAFTQGAPVDKDKNTRCQCAKYENKKIPLKQIKEIDMFPIVPGCSHVEIIAGVLQRKNTVKICLKVEEPWVKELIDKLLQEHTTKTTL is encoded by the exons ATGAACAGCAGAGTTATTGTCACAGTTCTGATGCTGCTTGGACTCTGTGCAGCTTTCACTCAGG GTGCTCCTGTGGACAAGGATAAGAATACACGCTGTCAGTGTGCCAAATATGAAAACAAAAAGATCCCCTTGAAACAGATAAAAGAGATTGATATGTTTCCCATTGTACCAGGTTGCAGTCATGTGGAAATCAT TGCTGGGGTGCTGCAACGTAAAAATACAGTTAAAATCTGTTTGAAAGTTGAGGAACCTTGGGTGAAGGAACTCATTGACAAGTTACTACAGGAACATACAACAAAGACTACACTTTAA